The Oryza brachyantha chromosome 7, ObraRS2, whole genome shotgun sequence genomic interval TCACTTCTACTGCAGTGTCAAAATTCAACAGGTCATCAAGCATAAAAACTTCAACACATCAGCCATTAATCCCTTGCTTACGGCTGAGTGATGTCTTGACCCTTGCCATGGATGGGCTTCCTGTCATATGTTAACTGCATGTTGCTGTGATCCGTTTTAAGTTGGGCAAGCTTCGCAAGCAATCTTTTGATAAAGTGAACTCTGCTTCTTTTCACCCTATTCCTTTCCCATCTCGCTGACTTGAGAAGCCAAATCCTTGGGTGCAGCAGTTGCATTGTCTGCTGTGGCATTTTCTGCTCTAGATGGCTCTGCTTGCTTCTTACGTCTGGGTCTTCTTGTTGTCATCTTAACAAGATTATCCTTTTGCGGTGTCTTCTCTCCAGTTGAACTAATTGGTTGTTGCTTGCCGCTAGATTCTTGGTTTGCATCAGGAAGTAAAGCTCGAGAACTTAGTCGAAGTTGACCCTTGTCATTTATCTGGTTAAGGCAGTGAAAGATACTGATATTCAGAAAGCAAGAATGTTTTACGAAAAACTGAGACCATAGCTTCAGTCATATCATCCAGTCAAAAAGACCTAACCAAATGGCATTTCTAGCAGCAGATATAGTAGTATGAGGGAGGCACATGAAACTGTCATTAACCATTCTGCTAAGTGGGAATGTTGAAACCTTGAAGTAAAAATGGTAACAAACTAACAGCACGCAGATCCTACAGAAACACCAATGTAGGAAGTTGACCAGATAAAATCAGAATCACTGGTCAATACTGCAGAAATAGGCAGGATTCAAaccagatatatatatatatatatacatatatacatacatatatatacatatatatatatatatacatatatacatacatatatatatatatatttattagtatctatatgaatctaggctaggcaaggctagaaattcttacattgtgaaacggagggagtactaaagTTGTTTTTATCCAAATTTCATTTGAAACTCATGTTGAATTCAAAGGGAGTTACAAACCTCAATAAGCTTGACATCAATGCGATCACCGACTTTAAAAGCCTGAAACAAACATAGCATTAGATGAACTAACATGCATAAAGAACAAATCAAAGGAAACAAATTTGAGATTTTCCTCACATCTTCAGCCTTGGCCAACCAACTTGAACTTAACTCACTGATATGGCACAAACCCTGCACATTGTgttaagcaaaataaattatcagaaatattgattaaaaaattagaaatttgTTCTTGAGAACTACTCTTTCATTTGTTGGAAGCTGAATGGGCCATGTGAATGTCATTCAGGGTGCTTTCCCATCATTACACATGCaataaatatgtgaaaaatattgaaactagaggaaaaatttgaaatatgctGACCTCACGCCCTGGTGCAATTTCAACAAAGGCTCCATATGGAGCAATGGATTTGATCTCACAGTTCCTGCAATTGAGTATTCAATAAAAAAGGAGTCTGATGAGCTAAAATTGGAAAGTTCATCAGAAGAGGAAGAGATTAAATAGCATGAGATAATACTATTTGAGAATAAGACATGCAAACAAAACCAAGGGGATAAAAACCAAATGGCACCTGTAAATTTCTCCAACTTTTGGAACCATGGTAAGATTAGCTATTATAGTTTTTGACTTCTCTAAGCTTGACAAGTCCCTAGCAGTAATTTTTACCTGCCAAAAGCACATGTAAGAAACTTTAAAAAGGATAACAGAACAGGGTAATGTTTACTTACAGTGCCATCATCTCCAGTATCAATAGCATCAACTCCAGACTCCTCAATTATGCTTTTTATTGTCTTCCCACCAGAACCAATTATTAAATTCACCTTGTTTGGCTTGACCTTGAAGAACAAATTCATAGAACATTTTTAGAACAGTACATACAGTTGCAAGAAAAAGACATCATTCGCACTTATGACGTAAAGACAAACCTTCATGACATGGATCAAAGGAGCATACGGAGAGAGTGTTTTTGCTGGTGGAGGTGAACATTTTGCCATTTCATCTTGAGGAAGGCATGAAATGCAAAGTCAGATgaaaacaactgaaaaataaattgcaacTAAAAAACTTGCAACAAACGTTGTCTCAACATAATAGCAATCTAGGTAACATATTGAGCCACTTTGTTACTGTTAAATGTTAATGAtctaagaagaagaaaaaaaacatgctatCCAACTAAGTTCTGGCCATATTGTGGCACTACTTAAAAATCCTCAGTAttgacccccccccccccccccccccaacacacacacagcATCTGGTGGTGTGTTTGCTAATGACGTCATTTCAAATAATCCATTTAACACTACAGAGCAGgtcatgcatatttttttgcattaaaaaaataaaaacaaaacaaacagtGAATGCCTTCCACATGACTTCAAATGTTTGTGCACAATGCTTAAAGGAAATTATCCATTCCGAGATTCAAAAATGAGCTCAAAGGTTTGCGGGTAAGCCAGTTGAAATTTGATTATGAAAATCCTTCCTGGTAGGTATGAATGATAAAGCTAGACTGAAAGTTAAGCAAAGACTTACTTAAAATATGCTTTCTACCATCTCTAGCTTGAAGAAGGGCTTGTTCCATGATAGGCAGAGTTATCCCCACTACCTGTCACATCATAGCAAACACAAAGATAAATTTGTCAATGATATGCCTCCCAAAAGAGTAGCAGGCTAAAGCTGAGCCCACAAGAGAAATGCTTGTCATCTATAGTGATTAGTAATTACTAATTTACAACCTTGATGTCCATTTGGAAAGCAGATATACCATTTTCATTACCAGCAACCTGTAAGAAGAGTAGtttatacattaaaaaaaagaactaaaagATCCAAACAGCACCAAAAGTTTACCACTCTGTTGCATTTCTGAATGAAAGACCCAATCCAGGATAGGAATCAAGTTATACCTTAAAATCCATGTCACCAGAGGCATCTTCAGCACCAGTAATATCAGAAAGAATAAGCGGCGTGCCATCTCCACCAAATTCCAGTGTATCAAGAACCAAGCCCATTGCTATTCCAGCAACAGGGAACTTTATTGGAACACCAGCGTCTTGAAGTGCTAAACAACCTCCACAGACAGAAGCCATGCTGGTGATGTACCAGAAAAGTATTACTAATAGAGGGGAGCAGTAATTGACTGAGATCAATAAAAGgcttccattatctaaaaaaatagaggggagcataaaaaaaattatgttgcaGGCTGCACTCTATGCAAGAACTGCAATTTTCAGTTGTCAAACACTTGAGTAAAAGATCTGCAGCCTGCGCATATGGATGGTAATTATTATTCTGTACATCTGACCCCTTGGAAGAATATATATCCTGAAAACTCTAGGAGAGGTGGCAACTAACAGGTAACAGAACATCTAAAAGTAATATAAAGAATACAGCGGTCTCATGTATCAGCTGTAAACAAATTTAGCACACTACAAAAATACAAACTATCATCACATTTGTTATAATCACTGAAGGACAACAGTTTGTAGaagacaataaaaaattaaaggggAAGCATGAAATGTACCTAGAGGAGCCATTACTTTCAGTAATAGTACTCTCGACACGAATAATGTAAGGAAAATCCTCTTCAGGAGGTAAAATAGGTTCCAGGGCTCTTTCTGCAAGCATTCCATGACCTATCTCCCTCCTATTAGGTGCCCCAATTCGACCAACTTCGCCAACAGATGATGGAGGAAATGTGTACTGAAGCATATAACACCAAAAGTTAGCTAATTGTGACTAGTAGTATCAGTATCTAACCTCTTCTGagcaaaaaattttatgaacaaaGCAGGGAACATATTTATTAAGCTGCACAGGTCAGACCAAGAATGAAAATTGTAAGCATAAGCCTTCAGAAACACCTGTATGAGTATAAAGTCTTGTACAGAGGAGAGCATGGCACAACGAGATATAAGTCATAGTCATCTCATGAATGAGATTACTAAGGTCGACATCACTACTTATATACAATGAAATCTACGAGTGAACTAGCATGCATCCAATGCTGTTACAGCTGGGACAACACTCTTGATTGCACAATACACATGCTAGAAAGGGCTAGGTATAACTGCATGGtttaaagaaaacatatactagttcacaaatcttattttagatccataaatatgtatgtattgAGATGAACTATATAATTCAACCAGCCCTCAATTTCAAATACCTGAAGATAGAAACTTTTCGATTCCTCAGTATCAACAAGGTTATCAATTCGCTGTGCCATCTGATAGTCACCTAAAGTGACCACAGCCAATGCCTGCATGATTGAATAAGTTAACAAAATATGAGTTTCCAATCTAATTCATTATGCACATTTAACTCAAGTGAAAAGAGTGCCTGTTTGAAATAGACCAGCAATGTTCATCCAGACCTGTTACTATTATTAAATCATGATTATCATTGATCAACACCAGTGAGAAATCTTTACACACTTTTATGTTTCAAAATAGTGGTAAACTCCTACGCAGTTGAATATACTCTTcataatctattttatctacgtAAGTGGCAACAAGTGTTGATCACAATAAGAAACCAATTCTTTGTACATGCCACATGGTTGGATGGAGAGCAGATTCAAAATTCGTAACAGGACTGGTTAACAAGATTACTGAAACAACATCAACAGGATATAAAAGAAACATAGCACAGGAATATGCTGTGACTCGCAAGTTGCAAGCGATATTATTTCTATTAGACTCTCAAATGAGGTGTATTACCTTACCTGTGTTTCTCCCCTTGTGAACAGTGCACTGCCATGTGCCCGTGGAAGTAATCGACATTGAGAATTAATAGGACGAAGCTCACAAGGGCTCCGCCCATCACTCCGCTTTCCACCCTGAAGTTTCAATATTAATGAAACTCATGAATGCAGTAGCCTATAATAGTTTGAGCAACAATTTAAATGAATCTTTTCAAAGATGATAAGCCTTCCTACTAACACAGAGGACACTGCAAGAATGCTAGTCATTTTAGTTGAAAAGATCTAGAAAATCCatcatatttttgtaattcaCATGGTAGTGAGTCCAACAGAGTTTCTGATAATTCATCATGAATCGCAGTACTACCATGCACTAACTTTTATCTGATCATTCACCAGGGCTAACTTTCAAGACTATCATGCACTGTAGCATTACAAACAGGAAATCAAGTATGCACATGAAAACTAATTTTCTAGCAAATAAATGCATTATTATGTTATCAGAAATAAaacagataaaatatattaaaagaaCATGAGACAGATTTAATGCGGAAAACCCTTGTGGGGAAAaaccctccctccctcctccctccatcACTCAATCTAGTTTCCCCATGGAAACCCTGTGGTTTACTGAGGACATGTAAATAGGGAAATTACAAGCCTACTTGAGTACTCATTGAACAAGTACATATATCAGATTCACAAATTTGGATTGCAAATGTAACATATCATGAAGCATAATAAAGCTAATATTTTGGAAGAAATGGTCACCTTacagaaactatttttatataataagtGCGAATAATACCTCTACAATCCGTCTTCgtaaaaatttagatgaaaCTTCCTTGAAGACTAGTTTTACATCAACTTCTGAGAATAACTACATGGAAGGTAGGAGACACAATGTGAATCAGTACAAAGCATCAGATGAGCAAATGTATATGAGATCTTAGATAGAAGATGTCATACAAacacaataaaaatagttacaaTGAGATCTAGCAATATTGTACCTTTATCGTGCACCGGGAAAGGTTTGTTTTAAGATGccattgccaaaattttagaaaagaatttaaaaacatgAATGCACATCTTCAGAGAGAACAGAACAGCATTCATCACCTGACGAGGAGGTTTCCTTGACACTGGTTTGATGTGAACTTCGCCTTCATCCACTTCACCATCCTCTATAATCTCATCCTCGTCCTCTTCTTCAATTACATCAGCTAAATTTTCAGTGGTTCCAGACGAGTCATCTTTAGCAACATATCCCTGTTCAGAAAGTATGGTTATTACTTTCTCTTCCAATGCCGAAAGAGCTTTTCTTCTGAGaatcttctcttttatttgCAGTGCCTTCACCAAGTCATCTCCAGAAATATCCTGAACACATTAGCAGTTGAAATCAGTGATGGAAAGTACAACTAATTGAAAATGAGAAaggtaatatataaatatgctcAGTCCACCTGACCACCAAAAGAATGATCtgagaaaacagtgatactaAGTATTATCAAGGAATGGCCACTGGCCAGTGTATCAGTCATATCAAGCAAATggaaatgttttaaaattaggAATAGGGGATAGAAAGGTATTGGTATTTGAGATATTTGATCACAGAAAGTGCACCAATCACCACAAATTCCAAAACCAAGGCAATTAGTGTTTTCACCAAAAACCTATTAAAAACTTGAAATAATTGCATATGCTATATACCTATTGATAAGTTTAAAGATTGCACATTAGTAAAATAAAGTGCAGTAGTTGTTCATACTTCAACATGCCTGTAGAGTTCGGGTGGTGGTAAGTCAATAGCATCGatcattttcttctttccaCATTTCTGGACAAGACCATCAATTGCCTTGCAGATTTCTCGAATTGCCACCTGATTTCTACATTAAGTCAGAACCACAACAAAGGGAAACAAATACACTATACCGATAAGATGCCCTGAGAAGATAAACAAGATGAAAGAATGCATGTTTTGCGACAAACTAGTATTTATTTAGTGAAATAGGGAGAAATAGATGATGGTCACATTAGGTGAATAGCAGATTGAGCAAAAAGTTGTTCAGCTGAGTGCCAATCATCAAAAGGACATATTGTTCATTTTTCTGAAAAGCTCcttgaccaaacaaattacaatTTGAAGGGCAAGAAATCTCTGGTTTTGGAAGCTAACAGTAAAGCTTGATAAACAAAGGGGAGAACTTAAAGTTTGGTTATTTGTTACTGGTTGATTACAATGTTAACTACTAAGCACTAGTTTTGCAACAGAACTGGTCATAATGTGCATATAATTACTACCATACCACATTATGGATATCAATATATCAtatctaaaaaattcaaattctaatGATTAGACTATGAACTAACCTGCCCTGTTTCCACAGCTTCAAGCAGCTTCTCCTCAGTTAGAAAATCACAATAGCCCTATCAAGAGTAAGTCAAAAATAATGGGTTAATCTTAACacgtaaaaaataatactcaTGTGGGTTGAGTATGGATTCAAGTACGTTGCAGGGAACCATGTTTAGTTAAAATACTATAATGCTTGAGAATAgcatttttaaactttgactACACATTTTACATGAAAACATTGAGAGTTTTTGCAATGTATTTATAGATTTGACATAAAAAGTACTTGAGAATCACACTTTTCATCATTTCTTtctaatatatgattaaaaaaactaatgaccAAATGCACATATTAGAGGCCACGTTGATGTCCAAAGCAACAAGGAATGGAGGGAACAAGGGGGCAACATATGCACATGACCTTTACAGGTCATGCCCAATTCTTGTGTACAAAAGAGACCTCAAGTATTTTTACTTTATCAGATCATTCAGACAAGTGTCTAGATATTTTGTTATCAAATGGAGATAATGCAATATAATAGgaaataaatcattaactTCTGGTGTGACTAGACACTTAGATTGATAACAACTTCTCTTCCAATTGTAGGCGTTGAAATATATTGGTAAAGCAGGAACCATATGCACTATTCTTGTCTTCTAGTTCTACAGACATAAAATGGAGCTGGGAAGTTTATGTACAAAATAAAGCTTTAGCGCAAACCTCTATCATCAATATGGCACTATCAGTCCCAGCCATCACCAAATCCAACTCCGAGTTTTCCATTTGTTCAGTGGTCGGGTTAACAACAAACTGATCATTAACCATACCAATTCTCACTCCTGcaattgtttgtttatttggaACTTCAGATAGTGCCCTGCAGAGAAAGTTTTGTGGTAAGTAAGAGCAGCTACAATATTCAAAAAAATGCACAAAAGTACAGATTTGTATTCTTGCATTAGACCTACATGGCTATACCAGCAGCTGTGACAGCCAAGCAATCAGGGGAATGAATACCATCATAGCTGAAAACCTGTAACAGTAAACTAATCTTATTATAGGATTAATGCAGTTCATGATGGCACGGAACTGAACATTTATTCACATTTTGAACAAACTTAAAATTGATGATACGAGTTTCatatgcaaaacaaaaaaggtTGATTAGATTACCCAGGATAGAATCTGAGTTTCATAGTAGAAGCCCTTGGGCATAGTAGGGCGTAGGGGCCTATCTATCAATCTGCATACTAGAACCTGTGATTAAAGTATGAAAGAAAGTTTAATTACccaacaaatataataatagaatATAGCGTAAGTTATTATAGTGAACCTCATGATCTTTTGCCCTTCCTTCTCGTTTAAAGAAACCACCACTGCATTCAGTTTAACAATTAGAGCAAGACCGATTCAAATACACGGAGAGATGATAGCTGATTGCTAAACTGCATGAtttgggggtatttatacctaGTTCTTCCAGCAGCTGAAAGGCGTTCTTGATAGTGAACTGACATTGGGAAAAAATCAGAAGGATCGTTTGGTGTATCAGAAAGACAGACAGAGGAGTAAACAATCTGCCAGTGTATTTAAGAAAAACATTAGTAATACAAAGCATCAATGTTGAAATATAACATCTAATGTTCTACTACCTTCATTATGTTAATTTGCAAAATAATGATGAAGGAAATAAATTCTAGTTTTCAGTCTTACAAATGGTGATTCACATATGAAAGTTTGATGTACTGTATAAAGGGACgtaaaaattttgacaacaaTGAAACCAAGAGAACAAAGGGAAGTAAATATGGTTGCACTGCACACAAACTGTAGAGTTAGAACTGTGAATTGACTCATGAGAGCTAAGATAATTTGAATAATTAAGCGCAAAAGACATCATAAAAGTATACCACTATAACCACttagaataaaataattatacgtCCAACTCCTcattaaaaggaaaaagtgGTCTGCAATGATTTAAAACTAGCAACGCAGATAAAACTTGCGAGGAATCTGCCACATGGACATTGGCCTCTGGGTGTTCAGACCAGCCATGACGTTTTCTATACACTAAAATCAGCCAGTTACTTACTGTTTCACCATCCGTGACCATTACAGAAGCACTGGCTTGCCTCCCTATATGGCCTGTCTCCACCAGTATCTGGGaaacaaaagataataatAAACACTCTGTTGGTTACCATAATCGGACAATCCTCATGCTGTGTCAAACAACAGAAccataaaaaactaatataaGAAGGGTAACAAGGTACATATGGTTGCCTCCGTATGCGCATGACTATGAGCAGTTGAGCACATAAACCTGGCCTTATTTTTGATGTTTTACGGGCATCCTGAGAAACTACATTTCGAACGGCAGTTAAATTACGCACGCAGCAGCGTGCATTACGGTTCACTGCGCAGAAATGTTCGAGCTCACGAATCACAGTGACACATTTGCTCGAAAGGCTCGAACGCGAGACGCGGTTCCAATTCCCGACATGGCAATACGGAACATAGCAGTTGAAGTGCACCTCAATGGGAGCAACAGTATAGGAGAGAGAGGCTCACGTGGCGCTCGCCGACGGGAATCTTCATGGAGAACTTGGTCGGGCCGGAGGTGCTCGCCTCCTCGGTCACCACGGGCGGCGGCTCCTCGCCCACGGAAGCCCTAACCCTCGTCCACGCCGCTCTCcctcgcgcgccgcggcgcgaGGAGGCGTACGCTGCTAGCGGCgccaggcggcggccgcgcgggagcgggagcgggagcgccgccgcggggccaGCGCCATGGTGTGGGGAAGCGAAGGcgaggtgcggcggcggcggcggcggcgggaggaggtggtggagcgTGCCGGGGGTAGCGAGCATCTcgaggcggagggggaggaggaggaggaggggggagcgggcgcgcggcgaggcgggagGGAGACGAGAGGGTGGCGACGCGCCGAATGAACCTTATCGCTTTCGTTTTCTGGGTTTCGTTTCTGGGCGTTTTTATacagtctttttttttggggggctTGTCTGAGgtttttttagggttttaccCTTCGCAGGACGTTGGATACGACAGATGCGAAGAACACTCCCAATTGTTTTCCTTCGGTTTAGcggaaattttaaaattggatttgatttttagGTTCGATGtcgtagtttttttatttgttttaaatagttgataatgtttgactaataaattattttttgatattaatAGACtgttatgatttataataaataaaagagataTGATAATGATGCACAAATTTAGTAGCAAGCAAGTGGTTCAACTAGAGTTAATGGGCAATGATACGTGAGGAGGGAGGTGTCCACAAACCCAATTAAAAGAATagttatagtttatttattttttatcatagggtcatcttttgggttttaaaagaaaaaaaatctaaatggtatatttgaaataaaaacaatttttcgcACGTATGCTTTTCTGAACTTATAGATGATGGTGAGttatttgtgaaaaaatatatgaaagttgctctagaaaattataatagtcatttgtaagttttttacctaattaattatatgctagtTCGTTgctatattatataatacaTTCACTCGTCATTCacttttcattcaaaattcGTACTTCTGCATGTCCTCTCACCCATATACACTCCTTATTTATGGAATGACACTagagtattttattttcaatcttaattactactaaacaatctaaaaatacttataacaTAGTAATACAtctatccaaatatataagtattttgatGTTATCTAGAAGAGATtaagataataataaattactgcaatgcttctaaataaatgagaaatgtaTATGGTCGGATGCTAGTAAGTATAGAAAGGGAATGGATTGATGTAGATGAAATACTGGTATATATAAAAGCCACTTCCAGACTTCCAACAAGGCACCAGTGGTCTAGTGGTAGAATAGTACCCTGCCACGGTACAGACCCGGGTTCGATTCCCGGCTGGTGCATTATCTGTTTTTAGTTATCGGTCCTCTTGTTCTATTCTGCATTTATAAGACCCTTTCTTTCCGGCTAATGAAACCAGCTAGCACACGTTCGATTGAAGTAAGATAAGTTACggttatatgattaattaagtattatttattaaaaaatataaaatagattaatataatattttaaaacaaattttttataaaaaatatatcgtttagcagttcgggaagtaTGCGCGTGAAGACGTGGCCCTAATCATTTCTAAGCCCGTTCATTTTGGCTAACTAGTACTCGCACATCCAATGCACGTTCCACATTTCACAATATTTATCCCTAAACATTTTAGTTCTATGAATATAATGTAGTATATACGTACGTGCAGTATGAAACAGTCATGATTTATTCGTACAAGGTATCAAACAAGCTCTCACTTTCCCTATCCACTTTTTGTAAACcgcaaaaaaatatcaattgatCTAtgtgaaagtcttacatttttttcaccgaaaatGCTAGAATTCGGTGTATCACACCTACCGTTGAGGCGGATGGTTTTTTAGGACCAGTAACACCTACCTGGGTtgacattttgtttttttaccattttgaaACTCTTTTATTATAACTGAAATATTTTAaggtatcatttatatttttgaatattattttttataccgGTGAGTATGAGTGATACCATATTGATAAATCATTACCAAATAGTATATCATTTGATATCACACTAATATACGTTGGTACCAACTGACTAACAATCGATAGTAATGCGATATCAGATTTGACACCAATGAGGTATCATATTTATCATCCGTATAAATTACCCTGTAAGAGCAGAtaaatagcaggctataagctagttataagcatattttaaaaaaacaagagaggagagagagtgaAGTGGGTTACTactttgtagctagctacagtaCGGGTTTAAAATacaatgtgtatatgacatatgaaactatgtattaatgttttatagatgaCTATtgataaattgactattagattgaatatagatagataaattagagctcgTAGTTGGTTATACTTCTGAACTTGCTctgataataaataaataataacgaTGGTGGGCAAGTTTCGTGTCGGCATACCATCAGCCCAAGATATTTGCatttaggccttatttagttcctatcttttttttcaaaaacatcacattaaatttttgacacttaagtaaagtattaaatatagataaactaaaaaactaattgcacagttatgaaagaaatcttgagacgaatctttcgagcctaattagctcatgattagccataagtgctacagtaaccaacatgtgctaatgacggattaattaggctcaaaagattcgtctcgcggtttctagcctaaccgtgaaattcgttttttcattcgtgtccaaaaactccttccgacatccggtcaaacatttaacgtgacacttctcccaaaattttctcaatctgaACACCaccttaggccttgtttagtcctgaaaatttttttctaaaaacatcacatcgaattttttgacacctaaacaaaacattaaatatagatgaaccaaaaaactaattacacagttatgaaagaaatcttgaaacgaatcttttgagcctaattagtccatgattatcc includes:
- the LOC102717354 gene encoding probable polyribonucleotide nucleotidyltransferase 1, chloroplastic, whose product is MLATPGTLHHLLPPPPPPPHLAFASPHHGAGPAAALPLPLPRGRRLAPLAAYASSRRGARGRAAWTRVRASVGEEPPPVVTEEASTSGPTKFSMKIPVGERHILVETGHIGRQASASVMVTDGETIVYSSVCLSDTPNDPSDFFPMSVHYQERLSAAGRTSGGFFKREGRAKDHEVLVCRLIDRPLRPTMPKGFYYETQILSWVFSYDGIHSPDCLAVTAAGIAMALSEVPNKQTIAGVRIGMVNDQFVVNPTTEQMENSELDLVMAGTDSAILMIEGYCDFLTEEKLLEAVETGQVAIREICKAIDGLVQKCGKKKMIDAIDLPPPELYRHVEDISGDDLVKALQIKEKILRRKALSALEEKVITILSEQGYVAKDDSSGTTENLADVIEEEDEDEIIEDGEVDEGEVHIKPVSRKPPRQLFSEVDVKLVFKEVSSKFLRRRIVEGGKRSDGRSPCELRPINSQCRLLPRAHGSALFTRGETQALAVVTLGDYQMAQRIDNLVDTEESKSFYLQYTFPPSSVGEVGRIGAPNRREIGHGMLAERALEPILPPEEDFPYIIRVESTITESNGSSSMASVCGGCLALQDAGVPIKFPVAGIAMGLVLDTLEFGGDGTPLILSDITGAEDASGDMDFKVAGNENGISAFQMDIKVVGITLPIMEQALLQARDGRKHILNEMAKCSPPPAKTLSPYAPLIHVMKVKPNKVNLIIGSGGKTIKSIIEESGVDAIDTGDDGTVKITARDLSSLEKSKTIIANLTMVPKVGEIYRNCEIKSIAPYGAFVEIAPGREGLCHISELSSSWLAKAEDAFKVGDRIDVKLIEINDKGQLRLSSRALLPDANQESSGKQQPISSTGEKTPQKDNLVKMTTRRPRRKKQAEPSRAENATADNATAAPKDLASQVSEMGKE